A part of Vibrio sp. B1FLJ16 genomic DNA contains:
- a CDS encoding DUF294 nucleotidyltransferase-like domain-containing protein: protein MPDKFNMQSPPFDRLTSQQQARLRSSLDVAYYRTRDVILSSGQTNPHLHILIKGAVEERSKDQNEVFAHYANDDMFDVRSLFEESVRHQYVALEDTLSYLLPKETFLELYNENGQFAAYFDNNLSKRQELIETAQQQQNLAEFILTKVDKSIYHPPMVLTPETPINEVTRTLKENGIDAALVKLNSDDARLEKWPSAHPYAIVTRTNMLHSVMLDGYSLDTPVGEIASFPVYHVDEGDFLFNAMITMTRNRMKRLMVCDGNQAIGMLDMTQILSAFSTHSHVLTLSIARASSVEELALASNRQHQLVESLVKNGIRTRFIMELISAVNEQIIEKAFELVVPPALHDHCCLIVLGSEGRGEQILKTDQDNALIIKDGFEWSQCEQVMQSFIHTLQQLGYPLCPGKVMVNNPKWVNSQTEWVKTIDSWIDKAQPEQIMDLAIFSDAHAVAGNRTLLTPVAVHLRDTMKDRMLILSDFSRPALQFSVPLTLFGNVKTAKDGLDIKRGGIFPIVHGIRTLSLEYAIEEKNTFARIEALRNKRILEPETADNLNEALKLFFKLRLNQQLNQQDALNNIDIKQLDRTERDLLRHSLHVVKKFKQFLGFHYQIRD from the coding sequence ATGCCTGATAAATTTAACATGCAATCTCCCCCGTTCGACCGTCTGACCAGTCAGCAGCAAGCGAGACTGCGCTCGTCCCTTGACGTGGCCTACTATCGAACCCGAGATGTCATTTTATCCAGCGGGCAGACCAATCCTCATTTACACATATTAATCAAAGGTGCTGTAGAAGAGCGTTCCAAAGACCAAAACGAAGTGTTTGCTCACTATGCCAACGACGATATGTTCGATGTGCGATCTCTTTTTGAAGAAAGTGTGCGCCATCAATATGTGGCGCTCGAAGACACCCTGTCCTACTTACTGCCAAAAGAAACATTTCTTGAACTCTATAACGAGAACGGGCAATTTGCGGCTTACTTCGATAACAATCTGTCAAAACGCCAGGAACTGATAGAAACCGCGCAACAACAGCAAAATCTGGCTGAGTTTATTCTGACTAAAGTCGATAAGAGTATTTACCATCCTCCGATGGTCCTGACACCGGAAACACCGATCAATGAGGTAACGCGAACCTTAAAAGAAAACGGCATTGATGCGGCATTAGTAAAACTGAACTCAGACGATGCACGCCTTGAAAAGTGGCCGTCAGCGCATCCGTATGCCATTGTCACCCGTACCAATATGCTTCACTCTGTGATGCTAGACGGTTACTCCCTCGATACACCAGTCGGTGAGATCGCCAGCTTCCCGGTTTATCATGTCGATGAGGGCGACTTCCTGTTTAACGCCATGATTACGATGACGCGTAACCGAATGAAGCGCCTGATGGTATGCGATGGCAATCAGGCCATTGGCATGCTGGATATGACCCAGATCCTCAGCGCTTTCTCCACCCACTCCCATGTGCTCACGCTTAGTATCGCCAGAGCCAGCAGCGTGGAAGAGCTTGCCCTTGCCTCCAACCGGCAACACCAGCTGGTAGAAAGCCTGGTGAAAAACGGCATCCGTACCCGCTTCATCATGGAGCTGATTTCAGCCGTTAACGAGCAAATCATCGAGAAAGCATTCGAGTTAGTCGTGCCTCCAGCTCTGCATGATCACTGCTGTCTGATTGTTTTAGGCTCAGAAGGTCGCGGGGAACAGATTCTCAAAACCGATCAGGATAATGCCCTGATCATTAAAGACGGCTTCGAATGGTCACAGTGTGAGCAGGTAATGCAATCTTTCATTCATACTCTACAGCAATTGGGCTACCCGCTCTGTCCCGGAAAAGTAATGGTCAATAATCCCAAGTGGGTCAACTCACAAACGGAATGGGTCAAAACTATTGATAGCTGGATTGACAAGGCACAACCAGAACAAATCATGGATCTGGCCATTTTCAGTGATGCCCACGCTGTCGCCGGAAACCGGACACTGCTTACGCCTGTCGCAGTGCACCTACGGGATACAATGAAAGATCGCATGCTGATCTTATCTGACTTTTCCCGCCCGGCGCTGCAGTTTTCTGTACCACTGACGCTGTTTGGTAACGTTAAAACGGCCAAAGACGGCCTGGATATCAAACGAGGCGGCATTTTCCCTATTGTACATGGCATCCGGACTCTCTCTCTTGAATACGCGATTGAAGAGAAAAACACCTTTGCCCGTATCGAAGCATTAAGAAACAAACGAATCTTAGAGCCCGAAACTGCCGATAACTTAAACGAGGCTCTCAAACTATTCTTTAAGCTTCGCCTGAACCAGCAACTGAATCAGCAGGATGCGCTCAACAATATCGACATCAAACAACTCGATAGAACCGAGCGTGACTTGCTTCGCCACAGCCTGCATGTGGTGAAAAAATTTAAGCAGTTTTTAGGCTTCCACTACCAGATCCGTGATTAA
- a CDS encoding 3'-5' exonuclease yields the protein MNWLQRKYWHHRLKGSPYQSLFGAPDKTELVSLDCETTSLDPSRAELVTIAATKIIDNRIITSRPFEVHLRAPQSLDSGSVKIHKIRHQDLVDGLSEKDALVKLLDFIGNRPLVGYHIRYDKKILDLACQRQLGFPLPNPLIEVSQIYHDKLERHLPNAYFDLSLEAICKHLELPIQDKHDALQDAISAALVFVRLTKGDLPNLTAPNT from the coding sequence ATGAACTGGCTACAACGTAAATACTGGCATCACAGACTGAAAGGCTCGCCTTATCAGTCTCTGTTCGGTGCTCCGGATAAAACCGAGCTGGTTTCTCTTGACTGCGAAACCACCAGCTTAGACCCAAGCCGCGCGGAACTGGTCACCATAGCGGCAACTAAAATCATTGATAACCGCATCATCACCAGTCGGCCGTTCGAAGTGCATCTGCGCGCGCCGCAATCGCTTGATTCCGGTTCGGTGAAAATCCATAAAATTCGCCATCAGGATTTGGTCGACGGACTGAGTGAAAAGGATGCTCTGGTGAAACTGCTCGATTTCATCGGCAACCGGCCTTTAGTCGGTTATCACATTCGCTACGATAAAAAAATACTGGACCTAGCCTGCCAGAGGCAACTTGGTTTTCCTCTGCCGAACCCCTTGATTGAAGTGAGCCAGATATATCATGACAAACTGGAACGACATTTACCCAATGCCTATTTCGACTTAAGTCTGGAGGCAATTTGCAAGCATCTTGAGCTGCCGATTCAGGACAAACATGATGCACTGCAAGATGCGATTTCCGCCGCACTGGTCTTTGTACGCTTAACCAAGGGCGATTTACCGAATCTCACTGCTCCAAATACTTAA
- the acs gene encoding acetate--CoA ligase: MSEAHIYPVKENIKTHTHADNDTYLAMYQQSVTNPEGFWSEHGKIVDWIKPFTKVKSTSFDTGHVDIRWFEDGTLNVSANCIDRHLAERGDDVAIIWEGDDPADDKTLTFNQLHKEVCKFSNALKDQGVRKGDVVCLYMPMVPEAAIAMLACTRIGAVHTVVFGGFSPEALSGRIIDSDAKVVITADEGVRGGRAVPLKKNVDEALTNPEVKTISKVVVLKRTGGDVEWHDHRDVWWHEATAKASDVCPPEEMSAEDPLFILYTSGSTGKPKGVLHTTGGYLVYAAMTFKYVFDYQPGETFWCTADVGWITGHTYLIYGPLANGAKTILFEGVPNYPSTSRMSEVVDKHQVNILYTAPTAIRALMAKGNEAVEGTTRDSLRIMGSVGEPINPEAWEWYYKTIGNEKSPIVDTWWQTETGGILITPLPGATDLKPGSATRPFFGVQPALVDNMGNVIEGATEGNLVILDSWPGQMRTVYGDHDRFEQTYFSTFKGMYFTGDGARRDEDGYYWITGRVDDVLNVSGHRMGTAEIESALVAHHKIAEAAIVGIPHDIKGQAIYAYITLIDGEFPSAELHKEVKDWVRKEIGPIATPDVLHWTDSLPKTRSGKIMRRILRKIATGDTSNLGDTSTLADPSVVDKLIAEKAELV; the protein is encoded by the coding sequence ATGAGCGAAGCGCACATTTATCCGGTAAAAGAAAACATTAAAACTCATACACATGCGGATAATGACACTTACCTAGCCATGTATCAGCAGTCGGTGACCAATCCAGAAGGCTTCTGGAGCGAGCACGGCAAAATTGTTGATTGGATCAAACCTTTCACAAAAGTAAAAAGTACCTCTTTCGATACCGGTCACGTCGACATTCGCTGGTTTGAAGACGGCACACTTAACGTGTCAGCAAACTGTATTGACCGCCATCTGGCAGAACGCGGCGACGACGTAGCAATCATCTGGGAAGGCGATGACCCGGCAGACGACAAAACACTGACTTTTAATCAACTGCATAAAGAAGTATGTAAATTCTCTAACGCACTGAAAGATCAAGGCGTACGTAAAGGCGACGTGGTATGTCTTTACATGCCGATGGTTCCTGAAGCCGCAATCGCAATGCTGGCCTGTACCCGTATCGGTGCCGTTCATACTGTGGTTTTCGGCGGTTTCTCACCTGAAGCACTTTCCGGCCGTATTATCGACTCAGACGCGAAAGTGGTCATTACCGCAGATGAGGGCGTTCGTGGTGGCCGCGCGGTTCCATTGAAAAAGAACGTTGATGAAGCACTGACTAACCCGGAAGTAAAAACCATCAGCAAAGTGGTTGTGTTAAAACGCACAGGTGGTGACGTTGAGTGGCATGATCACCGTGATGTCTGGTGGCATGAAGCGACTGCAAAAGCCTCTGACGTATGTCCTCCGGAAGAGATGAGCGCAGAAGACCCGCTATTCATTCTGTACACTTCCGGCTCAACCGGTAAACCAAAAGGTGTTCTTCACACTACAGGCGGCTACCTGGTTTACGCGGCAATGACGTTTAAATATGTGTTTGACTACCAGCCTGGTGAAACTTTCTGGTGTACAGCGGATGTGGGCTGGATCACTGGTCACACTTACCTGATCTACGGCCCGCTTGCTAACGGCGCTAAAACGATTCTGTTCGAAGGTGTGCCTAACTACCCGAGCACAAGCCGCATGAGCGAAGTGGTTGATAAACATCAGGTCAACATTCTCTACACTGCACCAACCGCGATCCGCGCACTGATGGCGAAAGGTAACGAAGCGGTTGAAGGCACTACTCGTGATAGCCTGCGTATTATGGGCTCGGTAGGCGAACCAATTAACCCAGAAGCTTGGGAGTGGTACTACAAAACTATCGGTAACGAGAAATCACCAATTGTAGATACCTGGTGGCAAACGGAAACCGGCGGTATTCTGATCACGCCGCTACCTGGCGCGACAGACCTTAAGCCAGGATCTGCAACTCGTCCTTTCTTCGGTGTTCAGCCAGCGCTTGTGGACAATATGGGCAACGTGATTGAAGGTGCGACCGAAGGTAATTTGGTCATCCTCGATTCATGGCCGGGTCAGATGCGTACCGTTTATGGTGATCACGACCGCTTTGAGCAAACCTACTTCTCAACCTTCAAAGGTATGTACTTTACCGGTGACGGCGCTCGCCGTGATGAAGACGGTTACTACTGGATCACTGGCCGCGTAGATGACGTACTGAACGTGTCAGGACACCGCATGGGTACTGCTGAAATTGAATCTGCACTGGTCGCGCACCATAAGATTGCTGAAGCAGCGATTGTGGGTATCCCACACGACATCAAAGGTCAGGCTATTTACGCTTACATCACACTAATTGATGGTGAGTTCCCGTCTGCGGAGCTGCACAAAGAGGTGAAAGACTGGGTGCGTAAAGAGATTGGTCCTATCGCAACACCAGATGTACTGCACTGGACGGATTCCTTACCTAAGACTCGTTCTGGTAAGATCATGCGTCGAATTCTGCGTAAGATTGCTACTGGCGATACCAGCAATCTTGGCGACACCTCAACGCTTGCCGATCCAAGCGTAGTAGACAAGCTCATCGCAGAGAAAGCAGAACTGGTATAA
- the aroQ gene encoding type II 3-dehydroquinate dehydratase, with product MSAKSRILVLNGPNINLLGLREPTHYGNSTLAQIVDALTEQACKAEVELEHLQSNREYELIEAIHAAYGKIDFIIINPAAFTHTSVALRDALLGVAIPFIEVHLSNVHAREPFRHHSYLSDKAEGVICGLGAQGYEFALSAAINKLQAK from the coding sequence ATGTCTGCAAAGTCACGGATTCTTGTTCTAAACGGACCAAATATCAACCTATTAGGTCTGCGCGAACCGACACACTACGGTAACAGCACTCTAGCACAAATTGTGGACGCCCTAACGGAGCAAGCCTGCAAAGCAGAGGTGGAACTGGAACATCTACAGTCAAATCGTGAGTACGAACTGATTGAAGCCATTCATGCCGCTTACGGCAAGATTGACTTCATCATCATCAATCCAGCTGCTTTCACTCATACAAGTGTAGCACTGAGAGATGCATTACTTGGCGTCGCCATCCCATTTATCGAGGTGCACCTGTCTAACGTGCATGCACGTGAGCCGTTTCGCCATCACTCTTATCTGTCAGATAAAGCAGAAGGTGTGATTTGCGGTCTGGGTGCACAAGGTTATGAATTCGCTCTGTCTGCTGCAATTAACAAGCTGCAGGCAAAGTAA
- the accB gene encoding acetyl-CoA carboxylase biotin carboxyl carrier protein produces the protein MDIRKIKKLIELVEESGIAELEISEGEESVRISRHGAPAPAPVHYAAAPAAPAPVAAPVAEAPAADAPAAAVPAGHQVLSPMVGTFYRSPSPDAKAFVEVGQKVNAGDTLCIVEAMKMMNQIEADKSGVVTAILVEDGHPVEFDQPLVVIE, from the coding sequence ATGGATATTCGTAAAATCAAAAAGCTAATTGAGTTAGTTGAAGAGTCTGGCATTGCTGAGCTAGAAATTTCTGAAGGTGAAGAGTCAGTACGCATCAGTCGTCACGGCGCTCCGGCTCCGGCTCCAGTTCACTACGCAGCGGCTCCGGCAGCACCTGCTCCAGTGGCAGCTCCGGTAGCAGAAGCACCAGCAGCTGATGCTCCAGCGGCGGCAGTACCTGCGGGTCACCAAGTTCTTTCTCCAATGGTTGGTACATTCTACCGTTCACCAAGCCCTGACGCGAAAGCATTCGTAGAAGTCGGCCAGAAAGTTAACGCTGGTGACACACTGTGCATCGTTGAAGCAATGAAGATGATGAACCAAATCGAAGCTGACAAATCTGGCGTTGTTACAGCAATCTTAGTTGAAGACGGCCACCCAGTTGAATTCGACCAACCTCTAGTTGTAATCGAATAA
- the accC gene encoding acetyl-CoA carboxylase biotin carboxylase subunit — protein MLDKVVIANRGEIALRILRACKELGIKTVAVHSTADRDLKHVLLADETVCIGPARGIDSYLNIPRIISAAEVTGAVAIHPGYGFLSENADFAEQVERSGFIFVGPKAETIRIMGDKVSAITAMKKAGVPCVPGSDGPLDNDEDKNKAHAKRIGYPVIIKASGGGGGRGMRVVRAEKDLVQAIAMTRAEAKAAFNNDMVYMEKFLENPRHVEVQVIADGQGGAIHLGERDCSMQRRHQKVVEEAPAPGITEEMRKYIGERCTRACLEIGYRGAGTFEFLYENGEFYFIEMNTRIQVEHPVTEMVTGIDLIKEQLRVAAGQPLSFTQDDIKIRGHAIECRINAEDPERFLPSPGKIERLHTPGGMGVRWESHIYTGYSVPPHYDSMIGKLITYGENRDVAIARMKNALGEMIIEGIKTNVPLQVSIMNDENFQHGGANIHYLEKKLGLQ, from the coding sequence ATGCTAGACAAAGTTGTCATTGCGAACCGAGGTGAAATTGCACTTCGTATTCTTCGCGCTTGTAAAGAGTTAGGTATTAAGACCGTTGCGGTTCACTCAACAGCAGACCGCGATCTTAAGCACGTACTGCTTGCAGATGAAACCGTATGTATCGGTCCTGCCCGTGGTATCGACAGCTACCTGAATATTCCGCGCATCATATCTGCGGCAGAAGTAACGGGTGCAGTAGCTATCCACCCAGGTTACGGCTTTCTGTCAGAAAACGCAGATTTCGCAGAGCAAGTTGAACGCAGCGGATTCATCTTTGTTGGCCCTAAAGCGGAAACAATCCGCATCATGGGTGACAAGGTATCTGCTATCACTGCAATGAAGAAAGCTGGCGTTCCATGTGTACCTGGCTCTGACGGCCCGCTGGATAACGATGAAGACAAGAACAAAGCTCACGCTAAACGCATCGGCTACCCTGTCATCATTAAAGCATCTGGCGGCGGCGGCGGTCGTGGTATGCGCGTTGTCCGTGCTGAAAAAGACCTGGTCCAGGCGATTGCTATGACACGCGCAGAAGCAAAAGCAGCATTCAACAACGACATGGTTTACATGGAGAAATTCCTGGAAAACCCACGTCACGTTGAAGTTCAGGTTATTGCTGACGGCCAAGGTGGTGCAATTCACCTAGGCGAGCGTGACTGTTCTATGCAGCGTCGTCACCAGAAAGTTGTGGAAGAAGCACCAGCTCCGGGCATTACTGAAGAGATGCGTAAGTACATCGGTGAACGTTGTACTCGTGCATGTCTTGAAATTGGTTACCGCGGCGCAGGTACATTCGAATTCCTATACGAGAACGGTGAGTTCTACTTCATCGAAATGAACACTCGTATTCAGGTAGAGCACCCGGTAACAGAGATGGTTACAGGTATCGACCTGATCAAAGAGCAGCTTCGTGTTGCTGCTGGTCAGCCTCTGTCATTCACTCAGGATGACATTAAGATCCGCGGTCATGCTATCGAATGTCGTATCAACGCTGAAGACCCAGAGCGCTTCCTGCCATCTCCGGGTAAGATTGAGCGCTTACACACGCCAGGTGGTATGGGCGTTCGCTGGGAATCACACATCTACACTGGTTACTCAGTACCACCTCATTACGATTCAATGATTGGTAAACTGATTACTTACGGTGAGAACCGTGACGTAGCGATTGCACGTATGAAAAATGCACTGGGTGAGATGATCATCGAAGGTATCAAAACCAACGTGCCTCTTCAGGTCTCAATCATGAATGATGAGAACTTCCAACACGGCGGTGCGAACATTCACTACCTAGAGAAGAAACTAGGCCTGCAATAA
- the prmA gene encoding 50S ribosomal protein L11 methyltransferase, giving the protein MPWIQIKLNATNENAEQIGDMLMEETGALSVTFLDAQDTPVFEPLPGETRLWGDTDILALYDAEADTSFIIDQIKASSMLADDFAYKVEQLEDKDWEREWMENFHPMKFGERLWICPSWRDIPEPDAVNVMLDPGLAFGTGTHPTTALCLEWLEGLDLTGKTVIDFGCGSGILAIAAIKLGAEKVIGIDIDPQALQASRDNAERNGVTDQLEVYLPQNQPEGLIADVVVANILAGPLRELAPVIKGLVKPNGDLAMSGVLDTQAEDVANYYRDELHIDPITEQNEWCRISGRKQG; this is encoded by the coding sequence ATGCCTTGGATTCAAATCAAACTCAACGCGACCAATGAAAACGCTGAGCAAATCGGCGACATGCTAATGGAAGAGACCGGTGCGCTGTCTGTAACGTTCCTGGACGCGCAGGATACACCTGTATTCGAGCCTCTCCCTGGTGAAACTCGTTTATGGGGCGATACTGACATTCTGGCACTCTACGATGCAGAAGCCGACACTAGCTTCATCATCGACCAGATCAAAGCAAGTAGCATGCTTGCGGACGATTTTGCTTACAAAGTAGAACAGCTGGAAGATAAAGACTGGGAACGCGAGTGGATGGAAAACTTCCATCCGATGAAATTTGGTGAGCGTCTATGGATTTGTCCAAGCTGGCGTGACATCCCTGAGCCAGACGCAGTAAATGTAATGCTCGATCCAGGGCTTGCATTTGGTACAGGTACTCACCCAACGACAGCGCTTTGTCTGGAGTGGCTAGAGGGACTTGATCTGACAGGTAAGACAGTTATCGACTTTGGCTGTGGCTCTGGCATTCTGGCGATCGCTGCGATCAAACTGGGCGCAGAGAAAGTTATCGGGATCGACATTGATCCTCAAGCGCTACAAGCCTCTCGTGACAACGCTGAGCGCAACGGCGTCACAGATCAACTTGAGGTTTACTTGCCGCAAAATCAGCCCGAAGGACTGATCGCTGACGTAGTTGTCGCCAACATTCTTGCGGGTCCACTGCGTGAACTTGCTCCTGTGATTAAAGGTCTGGTTAAACCAAATGGTGACCTTGCTATGTCCGGCGTTTTGGACACTCAGGCAGAAGACGTCGCTAACTACTATCGTGACGAGCTTCACATTGATCCAATCACCGAGCAAAACGAGTGGTGTCGCATCTCTGGTCGTAAGCAAGGCTAG
- the dusB gene encoding tRNA dihydrouridine synthase DusB, whose amino-acid sequence MKIGNYQLKNNLIVAPMAGVTDRPFRELCLRYGAGMAVSEMMSANPKLWKTSKSKQRMVHEGESGVRSVQIAGSDPQLMADAAQFSVENGAQIIDINMGCPAKKVNKKLAGSALLQYPNIIEEILKAVVNAVDVPVTLKTRTGWDTENKNCLQIAKLAEDCGIQALALHGRTKACMYKGEAEYDSIKAVKEAISIPVIANGDIDSPEKAKFVLEYTGADALMIGRPAQGRPWIFQEIHHFLENGTTMDELPAQEVKTIMLGHVNALHEFYGEYLGPRIARKHVGWYLKEHEQASEFRRTFNAIEAAPLQIEALEGYFDNVAS is encoded by the coding sequence TTGAAAATCGGAAACTATCAACTTAAGAACAATCTAATCGTAGCCCCAATGGCTGGTGTAACGGATAGACCGTTCCGCGAGTTGTGTCTTCGTTATGGTGCGGGAATGGCGGTCAGTGAAATGATGTCTGCTAACCCAAAACTATGGAAAACGTCGAAGTCGAAACAGCGCATGGTACATGAAGGCGAATCGGGCGTTCGCTCTGTACAGATTGCCGGTTCCGATCCACAGCTTATGGCGGATGCAGCTCAATTCAGTGTTGAAAACGGTGCGCAAATCATCGATATCAACATGGGCTGCCCAGCAAAGAAAGTGAATAAAAAGCTGGCGGGCTCTGCACTGCTTCAATACCCGAACATTATCGAAGAGATTTTGAAAGCGGTAGTGAATGCGGTTGACGTTCCTGTAACGTTAAAGACCCGGACAGGCTGGGATACAGAAAATAAAAACTGTCTCCAAATCGCTAAATTAGCCGAAGACTGCGGCATACAAGCTCTTGCACTGCACGGCAGAACTAAAGCATGTATGTACAAAGGTGAGGCCGAATACGACAGCATTAAAGCGGTAAAAGAGGCGATTTCAATTCCGGTTATCGCGAACGGTGATATCGATAGCCCGGAGAAAGCCAAATTTGTACTGGAGTACACCGGTGCGGACGCTTTAATGATTGGACGCCCTGCCCAGGGTCGTCCTTGGATTTTCCAGGAAATCCATCACTTTTTGGAAAACGGCACCACAATGGATGAGCTTCCAGCACAGGAAGTGAAAACCATTATGCTTGGTCATGTGAATGCTCTGCATGAATTCTATGGAGAGTACCTTGGACCGCGTATCGCGCGTAAGCACGTAGGTTGGTATCTGAAAGAGCATGAGCAGGCGAGTGAGTTTCGCCGTACCTTCAACGCTATCGAGGCAGCTCCGCTGCAAATTGAGGCGTTAGAAGGTTATTTTGATAACGTTGCATCATAA
- the fis gene encoding DNA-binding transcriptional regulator Fis, with protein MFEQNLTSEALTVTTVTSQDQITQKPLRDSVKASLKNYLAQLNGQEVTELYELVLAEVEQPLLDTIMQYTRGNQTRAATMMGINRGTLRKKLKKYGMN; from the coding sequence ATGTTCGAACAAAATCTGACTTCAGAAGCATTAACAGTAACTACAGTAACGTCACAAGACCAGATTACTCAGAAGCCTTTACGTGACTCTGTTAAAGCGTCTCTTAAAAACTACCTTGCTCAGCTAAATGGCCAGGAAGTAACAGAACTATATGAATTAGTTCTAGCTGAAGTTGAACAGCCATTATTAGATACCATCATGCAGTACACTCGCGGTAACCAGACTCGCGCAGCGACTATGATGGGTATCAACCGCGGTACTCTTCGCAAGAAACTAAAAAAATACGGCATGAACTAA